The nucleotide sequence CGCACCGGCGACTTCGGGAACTACGGCAAGTGGTCCGACGCCGCGTTCGACGTCGCCTTCGACCGGGCCAACTCCGAACCGGACCCCGGCAAGCGCGCCGAGCTGACCGCGAAGCTCCAGGAGATCGCCCTGCGCGAGCTCCCCGTCATCCCCGTGTACGAGGCGCCGTACTCGGTCTTCCTCGGCAAGCGCGTCACCGGCGCGCCCACCGGCATCGCCCAGCTCTACTACCCCTGGGCCGCGACGATCGGGGCCGCGCAGTCATGACCCGCTTCCTCCTCGGGCGACTCCTCGGCCTGGCGGCCGTGCTGTTCCTGACCTCGATCGTGGTCTTCGGCGCCGTCCACCTGGCACCGGGCGACCCCGTGACCTTCCTGCTGCACGGCCGCCCCGCGACCCCCGAGACCGTGGCCGCCCTGCGCGCCGAGCACCACCTGGACGACCCCCTCGCCGTCCAGTACGGGAAATGGCTCGGCGGCGTCCTCACCGGTGACCTCGGCCGCTCCGCCCAGTACCACCAGGACGTCACCGCCCTCCTCGGCTCCCGGCTGCCCGGCACCGCCCTGCTCGTCGGCTACGCGGCCCTGCTCGTCGCCGCCCTCGGGGTCGGCGCCGGCATCCTCGCGGCGCTGCGCCCGGGCCTCCTCGACCGGGCGGTGCTCATCGGCACGGGCGTGGCCACCGCCACCCCGTCCTTCGTCACCGCGATCGTGCTCGTCTCCTTCTTCTCGGTCCAGCTCGGCTGGTTCCCCGGTCCCGGCGGCGGCGCGGCGGACGGCCTCGGCGCCCGGCTCCACCAGCTCACCCTCCCGGCCCTCGCCCTCGCCCTCACCTTCGCGGGCCTGCTCGCCCGGGTCACCCGCTCCGCGATGCTCGACGAACTCGGCCGCGAGCACGTCGAGGTGGCGCGCGCCCGGGGCGTCGCCGCCCGCACGGTGGTCCGCCGGCACGTCCTGCGCAACGCCCTTGGCCCGGTCGTCACCGTCGGCGGCACCATGCTGGCCGGCCTCCTCATCAGCACCTCGATCGTGGAGACCGCCTTCGACGTGCCAGGGCTCGGCTCGCTGCTCGTGCAGTCGGTCACCGCCCAGGACTTCGCCGTCGTCCAGGCGGTCACCCTGCTCAGCGTGGCGGCCTTCGTCCTCGTCAACCTCGCGGTCGACCTGCTCGCCCCGCTCATCGACCCCCGTCTCTCCCCCGGGGAAGGCTCCTCATGACGACCACCCTCAGCACGGCGCCGTACCGCAGGCCGGGCCTGCGCGGACTGCGCGTCCTCGGCCAGGGCCCGCTGTTCACGGCCTCGGTCGCGGTGCTCGCCCTCCTCGTCCTCGTCGCCGTGCTCGCCCCCGTCCTCGCGCCGTACGACCCCGAGGCCCTCGACCTCGCCGCCAGCCTCGTCGGCACCGGCGGCGACCACCTCCTGGGCACCGACCAGTCCGGCCGGGACATCCTGTCCCGGCTGCTCCACGGCGCCCGCACCGGGCTCCTCGGCCCGCTGCTCGTGGTCGGCGTGTCCACCCTGCTCGGCGTGCTGCTCGGCGTGGTGGCCGCCTGGCGGGGCGGCTGGGCCGACGCGGTCCTCTCCCGCTCGATGGACCTCGTCTTCGCGATCCCCGGGCTGATGCTCGCGATCCTGCTCGTCTCCGTCGTCGGCCCCGGCATGACCGCACCCGTCGTCGCCATGTCCGTCGCCTACACCCCGTACGTGGGCCGGCTGGTGCGCGGGATCGCCCGGCAGGAGAAGCGGCGGCCGTACATCGAGGCGTACGTGGTGCAGGGCTGGTCCGGCTGGACGGTGTGCCTGCGCCACCTCCTGCCGAACATCGCGCCGACCGTCCTCGCCCAGTCCGCGATGAACTTCGGGTACGCGCTCATGGACCTGGCCGCCCTGTCCTTCCTCGGCTTCGGCGTCCAGCCGCCGACCGCCGACTGGGGCGCCATGATCAACGAGGGCCAGGGGGCCGTCCTGCAGGGCGCGATGCTCCCCGCCCTGGCGCCGTCCGCGTGCATCGTGCTCGCGGTCGTGGCCTTCGGAATCGTCGGCGAGGGGCTCGCCGACCGGATCGCGCGACGGGAGAAGTGAACGCCATGACGTCGACAGCGAACGGCGCCCCGACACCACCGGCACCGGCGCCGCCCGTCCTGGAGATCGACGGGCTCGGCATCCGGCTCCCCGACGACCGGGCCGCGCGGCCCGTCCTGGACGGGATCAGCCTGACCGTACGGCCGGGGGAGACCGTCGGGCTCGTCGGCGAGTCCGGCTCAGGCAAGTCCGTCGCCTGCCGGAGCGTCCTCGGACTGCTGCCCGCGGGCGCCCGCACCAGCGGGCAGGTCAGGGTCTCGGGACGGGACGTGCTCCGCATGCGCCCCAAGGAACTCGCCGCGCTGCGGGCCCGCGAGGTCGCCATGGTCTTCCAGGACCCGCGCGCCTCCCTCAACCCGCTGCGCCGCGTCGGCGACTTCCTCACCGAAGGGCTGCGCGCCGCCGGCACCCCCGCCGGCCAGGCCGCCGCACGCGCCGGGGAACTCCTCGACGCCGTCGGCATCCGCGACCCGCACGGCGCCCTGCGCCGCTATCCGCACCAGTTCTCCGGCGGCATGCTCCAGCGGGT is from Streptomyces venezuelae ATCC 10712 and encodes:
- a CDS encoding ABC transporter permease, whose product is MTRFLLGRLLGLAAVLFLTSIVVFGAVHLAPGDPVTFLLHGRPATPETVAALRAEHHLDDPLAVQYGKWLGGVLTGDLGRSAQYHQDVTALLGSRLPGTALLVGYAALLVAALGVGAGILAALRPGLLDRAVLIGTGVATATPSFVTAIVLVSFFSVQLGWFPGPGGGAADGLGARLHQLTLPALALALTFAGLLARVTRSAMLDELGREHVEVARARGVAARTVVRRHVLRNALGPVVTVGGTMLAGLLISTSIVETAFDVPGLGSLLVQSVTAQDFAVVQAVTLLSVAAFVLVNLAVDLLAPLIDPRLSPGEGSS
- a CDS encoding ABC transporter permease; protein product: MTTTLSTAPYRRPGLRGLRVLGQGPLFTASVAVLALLVLVAVLAPVLAPYDPEALDLAASLVGTGGDHLLGTDQSGRDILSRLLHGARTGLLGPLLVVGVSTLLGVLLGVVAAWRGGWADAVLSRSMDLVFAIPGLMLAILLVSVVGPGMTAPVVAMSVAYTPYVGRLVRGIARQEKRRPYIEAYVVQGWSGWTVCLRHLLPNIAPTVLAQSAMNFGYALMDLAALSFLGFGVQPPTADWGAMINEGQGAVLQGAMLPALAPSACIVLAVVAFGIVGEGLADRIARREK
- a CDS encoding ABC transporter ATP-binding protein, yielding MTSTANGAPTPPAPAPPVLEIDGLGIRLPDDRAARPVLDGISLTVRPGETVGLVGESGSGKSVACRSVLGLLPAGARTSGQVRVSGRDVLRMRPKELAALRAREVAMVFQDPRASLNPLRRVGDFLTEGLRAAGTPAGQAAARAGELLDAVGIRDPHGALRRYPHQFSGGMLQRVVIAAALAAEPALLLADEPTTALDVTTQAEVIAILARLRAERGTGMLFVTHDLELASAICDRVYVMYAGRIVETRTTAELFDRPRHPYTAGLLACTPRIEPGAPAPLPIPGRPVSLAEAPPGCSFAARCPHAVARCTEEKPALAPHGGGLAACLRAEEGITL